ATAGAAGTAAAAATCTTGATTTGATTCGGTTTTCCAATGAACACTTCTACGGACAGCGGTTAAAAATGCTTCCTGATTTTAATGATCTGAACCTAAAACAGTCGGCCATTGATTATGTGAAAGTAGAAGGCTTCTGGCAAAACAACACCAATCACGAAGAAGCAGAAAGAGTCGCTCAAATCATCGAAACTTTATTAAAGAAAAACCCAGAGGTAGAAATTGGGGTGGTCACCTTCAATGCTGCCCAGCAGATGTATATTTTAGATTTTCTGGAAGAATACGCCTTGGAACATGGCTTGATCATTCCAGATTCATTGATTGTAAAAAACATCGAGAATATCCAAGGAGACGAGAAAGATGTCATCATATTCTCTACCGTATATGCTCCAGATCTAAAAGGGAAAATGAATATGAACTTTGGCAGCTTAAATACAGAAGGAGGCGAAAACAGATTGAATGTAGCGGTGACCAGAGCAAGAGAAAAAATCTATTTGGTGACCAGCATTATGCCTCAACAACTCCGGGTAGATGACACTAAAAACGAAGGACCAAAGCTCTTGAAGAAATACCTGGAATATGCCCTTGCCATATCTGAAAAAACTTTAGTCCCCGCCGAAAAATCAACAGACAACCATTCTCCTTCTTGGTTCCTCAAGAATAAAATAGAAGCATTGGGGTTTGAGCATTTCGAATCATTGCAAATAGATCATACTTTACCGTTTGTAGACTTGGCGCTGAAATACCATGACCAATATTTAGCCGCTATCATCACCGATGATGACTTATACCATCAAGATATTTCTATCAAGGCCTCACATGTCTACAGGCCATTCACTCTCAAACAGAAAAATTGGACATTCAATATGATCTCCAGCCGTCAGTACTGGATAGATGCAGAACATATCAAGGAGCGAATCAATAGAATGATTGCACGCTCAATTGAAAAGTAGATTATTCAGCTTCAGGCTTCTGGACCTTCAACCCAAAAGATAAAATTCCGGGCAAATTCTCCATTCGCATAAACTGCTTCACCTTGAAGTTATAAACACCCGCGTAAGGAAATTTTTGATCTTCAAATACTGGAACTGCTCGGTCGAATAAATCACCTAGTCCTTCGCCTAATGGTTCCCCTGTTTTTTTGTCAAAAAGAACCAATTCCTGAAGTTCGGAAGACAACATTTCTCCTGCCGAATCTTCAAGATAATACTTCAAAAAGAGGTTATAATATGGGTAGTCGACGGCATACCTCACATTGTATTGAACTTGATAAATAGATGTGGTGTCCTCTATTTCAAATTGGAATGAAACCAAAGAGTCCAAATGCCAAAGTCCTTCCTGAATATCCGATTGCTCATTGATAACAGTTTTGTCACCACAGGCCACCATAGATAAGGAAACACTGAAAACGATCAAAAATTGATAAATTGATTTTAGCATGAGTCTAATCAGGTTTTTTCTTGTTGAATTTATTCTTTCCTCCGCGCTTCTTATTGCGACGATTTTTATTTTTCGGCTTGTTATTGCTCCCCTTTCGGAATTTCTTATCCATTCGCTCCAAGTCACTATTCAATGATTGTGACTCTCGGTTCTCACCTCCCACTTTATCTTCCAATAAAGTCTCCGGCTTCTTGCCTTCAGCATTTAATTTTTGAACCTCTTTTACTCGATCAGTATCCAGTGCAATCCAGGCGTTATCATTCTTATACCCAAACCACATGATCTTTCTAAAGATATCCGTTTTTTGTAAGCGAGCCTCACCTTTGTCAGTGAGCAATCCTGCCTCCACTTTAGGAATATCCTTCAGCGCATCCATATAGGTCTCCAATTCATAATTGAGGCAGCACTTCAATCGCCCGCATTGTCCAGACAATTTACTTGGGTTAAGCGAAAGGTTTTGATACCGAGCAGCGGATGTGGATACATTCTTAAAATCCGACAACCACGTAGAACAACACAGTTCGCGTCCGCAAGACCCAATGCCCCCAAGCCTTCCAGCCTCTTGACGTAAACTGATCTGGCGCATTTCTACACGAATCTTAAACTCACCAGCCAATCTTTTGATTAACTCTCTGAAATCTACTCGTTCATCTGCCGAGTAATAAAATGTGGCTTTAGAATTATCCGCTTGATATTCGACATCTGTCAGTTTCATAGCCAAACTCAATTCAGTGATAATTTCGCGCGAGCGAAACATCGTTGGGTTTTCACGGTTCTTTACCGACTCAAATTTCTCTAAGTCTTTTTGTGAGGCGACACGATAGATGCTTCGAATTTCGTCATCGTCTTTAACCTTCTTTTTCTTCATCTGAAGACGAACCAACTCCCCTTGCAAGGACACATACCCCACATGATGTCCATTGGGTACATCTACCACTACCGGATCTCCTGGGTATATTTCTAAATCATTGGAGTTTCGAAAGAATTCTTTTCTTCCATTTTTGAATCTTACTTCGAAAATGTCGAATTGATATTTGGCAGGAGTCTCCATATTAGAGAGCCAATCAAAAGTATTCATCTTGTTGCAGCCTCCACTGCTACAACCGCCATTGCTCTTACATCCTTTTATACTTCCGTCTGCAGCGGTCAATGTGCTGCAAGTACTGCATCCCGACATGTTGTCTTTGCTTTTATCAGCCTTAAATATAATGAAGAATTGTTATCCCCATTCTTATCAAATGACGGTATATTTTTCTAATCGGAGGTTTCTCAGAGTGCCAACAAATCCTGACCAATATCCTTTCGGAAATTCATGCCTTCCCATTGGATAAATTGTAGGTTTCCATAAGACTGATCAAGTGCAGACTGAATGTCCGACCCCAAGCCAGTTGATGCAATCACACGCCCGCCATTGGTTACAGTTTCTTCTCCTTTTTGAGATGTTCCAGCATGAAAAACAATACCCTTGAAGTCAGAGTCTAAACCAGACATTGTTCTTCCTTTTTCATACGAGCCAGGATAGCCTTCTGCCACAGCTACTACCGTGGTGGCTGTTTCAGGCTTTATAACTAGTTGCTCTTTGCCTAGTTCTTTTTTAGCTGCTGCTGCTAAATGAGAAAGAAAATCAGACTCAATTCTTGGCATCACGACTTCTGTCTCAGGGTCACCCATTCTCACATTGTACTCGATCACAAAAGGTTCTCCATTTACATTCATCAATCCGATGAAAAGAAAACCAATAAAATCGATGCCGTCGGCCTGCAAACCATCAACAGTTGGTTTGATCACCTTGTCTTCCACTTTTTTCATGAAAGCTTCATCTGCGAATGATACCGGCGATACAGCTCCCATTCCTCCTGTATTCGGACCAGTGTCTCCTTCGCCAATTCGCTTGTAATCTTTGGCCTCTGGCAATGTCATATAAGACTTGCCATCAGTCAGCACAAATACCGAAAGTTCGATACCATGTAGATATTCTTCTATCAATACTTTGCTACTGGCATCACCGAATTGACCGTCAAGCATTTCTTTAAGAGAGCTTTCGGCCTCCTTAATGTCTTCTGTAATAATTACTCCCTTGCCTGCTGCCAAGCCATCTGCTTTCAGCACGTAAGGAGCCTCTACCTTTTTCAAAAATTCCAGCCCATCTGCAAGGTTCTCCGCAGTCACCGTCAATGATCCTGCCGTTGGAATATTGTTTCGCACCATAAAGGCTTTAGAGAAGTCTTTGCTTCCTTCTAGTTGAGCGCCCACTTCGTCTGGCCCTACCATCAATATATCCTTCAATTCCGCTTGAGCAGCAAAATAATTTCGAATGCCTTTCACCAATGGCTCTTCTGGGCCCACTACCATCAAGTCAATGTTGTGTTCCATAACAGCTTTACCAAGCGCCTCAAAGTCGTTGACACCAATGGCGAGGTTTTCTGCAACTGCAGCCGTTCCGGCATTTCCAGGTGCTACATATAGATTATCACATTTTGGGCTTTGTTTGATTTTCCAGGCTAGCGCGTGTTCGCGTCCACCAGCTCCTATCACAAGTACGTTCATGAATACATTCGATTTTACTCTCTTGAGAGATATAATATCCCGACAATCCTATCGGGCAATTTTGCAACTCAATTCTTGTCTGTCATTAACTAGATTGAGTTGAAAGCAAAATTAAACCAATTCATGAATCGGCTATAAAATTGAAAGAATATCTGGGTGTTTAATTAGCGTATTCGGACATGAATTTGATTCGCATCAATCGAACTTCATCCTCAGAGTAACCGTCCTGTTCTAGCTCATCCATAGCCACATCGAGGTTATCCGTATCAGCCGACATAAAATAATCTAGCAAATCATCCTGGCGTTCCTCATCAATGAACTGATCAATGTAGTAGTCCAAATTGAGTTTAGTTCCAGAAAAACAAATGTTTTCAATTTCGGTAAGTACCTCGTCAAAAGAAATGTTTTTGATCTCAGCCACTTCTTCCAAATCTACCTTTCGGTCGATTTGCTGGATCAAGAAGATTTTAATTTTAGACTTGTTTACCGCAGATTTAATTACCACATCGGAAGCTGTCTCCAAATCATTTTCTTTTACATAATTGGCTATCGCATCAATAAACGGTTTGCCAAATTTCATCACCTTACCCATACCAACGCCATTGACTTGAGCCAAGTCTTCCTTGGTGGTTGGGTAAGTGGTAGCCATCTCTTCTAAAGACGGGTCTTGGAAAATGACATAGGGAGGAAGGTCCTTCTGTTTTGCTACTTTTTTTCTAATTCCTTTGAGAATATCATAAAGATCCTCATCATGGGCTTTTCCGTTAGCATCTACACCGTTGTCATGGTCGAGATTTTCAACCGTATAATCATGGTCTCTCGACAACTCAATCGAAAATGGTTTCTTTAGGAAATCATGACCTTTTTGAGTCACCTTTAGAACGCCAATGTTTTCAATATCCTTAGTTAAAAATTCATTGAGTAATGTTTGACGAACGACCGAGCGCCAAAATACTTCTGTCTCATTTTTGCCGA
The sequence above is drawn from the Reichenbachiella sp. genome and encodes:
- a CDS encoding gliding motility lipoprotein GldH, with amino-acid sequence MLKSIYQFLIVFSVSLSMVACGDKTVINEQSDIQEGLWHLDSLVSFQFEIEDTTSIYQVQYNVRYAVDYPYYNLFLKYYLEDSAGEMLSSELQELVLFDKKTGEPLGEGLGDLFDRAVPVFEDQKFPYAGVYNFKVKQFMRMENLPGILSFGLKVQKPEAE
- a CDS encoding regulatory iron-sulfur-containing complex subunit RicT produces the protein MSGCSTCSTLTAADGSIKGCKSNGGCSSGGCNKMNTFDWLSNMETPAKYQFDIFEVRFKNGRKEFFRNSNDLEIYPGDPVVVDVPNGHHVGYVSLQGELVRLQMKKKKVKDDDEIRSIYRVASQKDLEKFESVKNRENPTMFRSREIITELSLAMKLTDVEYQADNSKATFYYSADERVDFRELIKRLAGEFKIRVEMRQISLRQEAGRLGGIGSCGRELCCSTWLSDFKNVSTSAARYQNLSLNPSKLSGQCGRLKCCLNYELETYMDALKDIPKVEAGLLTDKGEARLQKTDIFRKIMWFGYKNDNAWIALDTDRVKEVQKLNAEGKKPETLLEDKVGGENRESQSLNSDLERMDKKFRKGSNNKPKNKNRRNKKRGGKNKFNKKKPD
- the purD gene encoding phosphoribosylamine--glycine ligase — encoded protein: MNVLVIGAGGREHALAWKIKQSPKCDNLYVAPGNAGTAAVAENLAIGVNDFEALGKAVMEHNIDLMVVGPEEPLVKGIRNYFAAQAELKDILMVGPDEVGAQLEGSKDFSKAFMVRNNIPTAGSLTVTAENLADGLEFLKKVEAPYVLKADGLAAGKGVIITEDIKEAESSLKEMLDGQFGDASSKVLIEEYLHGIELSVFVLTDGKSYMTLPEAKDYKRIGEGDTGPNTGGMGAVSPVSFADEAFMKKVEDKVIKPTVDGLQADGIDFIGFLFIGLMNVNGEPFVIEYNVRMGDPETEVVMPRIESDFLSHLAAAAKKELGKEQLVIKPETATTVVAVAEGYPGSYEKGRTMSGLDSDFKGIVFHAGTSQKGEETVTNGGRVIASTGLGSDIQSALDQSYGNLQFIQWEGMNFRKDIGQDLLAL